ttcagtttaaatcttcttaacctctgggaaacacagtcctttaaagcttttttaaagcaatatttaaaaagaaaatctctcctagattctaggcagcaaagagttaaagagttaaagcagcaagtaacatgcaaattaccaactgcagacaaacggtgaaagtatcactttcgctttccactcgttaacttgttaacaattcgcctccattttcttgctgttttcaaacttgttacaaagtatcggggaatcggcttggctacttgcataaagttctcccactttcgttctgtccggtataatcctttattgtccaaaataaatctcggcgtttggtcgtggtgattggttccgcccaagcagaagaatcctcggatgggatttcgaggctgaggagaaccagaaccgagctgaagcacgatagacccgaacccagcaaacatagggcagaaaagcggagatggccagttacactccgcccgcaccatttgacccggctagagagaaatggggaacgtatatgacccgtttcgaaagctttctagaagccaatgaactgcaaggagttccagataaccgcaaaagggcttatttcttaagccactgtggtccggaggtcatcgatattgcggaagccctggcagagccaacgccgatacaatcggtatcgtggccaactctacagacattactaaaaaaccatttcgcgccaacgccgtccaaatcgtcggcggtttgaattcggaggcgaagacagatggaggcgaatccatcggtgactacatggcgccctaaggaagcgtccaaggactgcggatacgcgacctgggcgaggtgctcctcgagcaactcatccgaggggtcagagacatccgtttgcggcggctgctagcaaagagcaacctaacgctggccagcgctctgggcgaagccagagcacatgaaatgtccacccaagcggcggagacactgcaaaagcctctccaccaaaggcggcgcaaagccaactccagtgcaccaggaggagattcagaccgaatccggcggtgaagatgaggaagggtctgccgaaccgagaaatgcgacaaagaggaccgaggcgaatgcggaagctgcggaggtcgacaccagcgccaacgctgcaagtttaaggacgcaacatgtcggtgcggaaagaaagggcacctagctcaagtttgtcgagcgcccaaccttccgccgaaaattcaaaccggccaatcagagcgcgggatcggcaaggcgacccgcgattggctcaaacaaaaaaggcgcggattcaaaccaaacgactgtggtcataggccgcgcctcaacccgagtggagaagaagatcttcaccaaacccaaaatagaaggagtacggtgccggctcgaagtagacacgggatcagcgatcaccatcatgtcctgggacactttggcgaagtcactgccgtcagtcgcgaagcgccacctgcaagcacaacggctacgagtccacgactaccaagggaatcgcatccctgttcgagggaccacctccgtccgagtcgagtacggaccacacaagaagaccctgcccatcacgatcgtcgaagggaccctgcccagtctgttgggactagactggtttcgtgccctgggcatgggagtgactggcatctacagaagtgactgtaatctgaaagacattctcttgaccgagttcgaagatgtcttcaaggactgcctgggcaagtacaaggggacccctatttccttcaacttagacccccaggttgcccccattaggttaaaggcaaggagagtcccttttgccctgaaaccgaaaattgacaaggagctggataagctcataaatcaggggattttggtgccagtcgaccacgcaaagtgggagacgccaatcgtcaccccaataaaaccagatgggtccatTAGAatatgcgctgactacaaggcgacgctaaacaaagccttacagaaaagcgcttaccccgttcccgtggtgcaacacctactgcactctttggggcaagggcaagtctttgcaaagttagacttggcccaagcctaccaacaactgcccgtagacgccaacacagctgaagcccaaacgattgtaacccacaggggtgcctgttatggggcgatcgtgtggtaattcctgataaattaaggggaaaggtactggacctcctccacgagggtcacccagggatcgtaaggatgaaggggctggcaagaagctatgtgtggtggccactcatggactcagagattgctgagagggtagggaagtgccaggcttgccaagagtccagaccgctacccccaacggccccagtcagggaatgggaaaaaccccaaggcccctggtcaagaatccacattgattttgctggccctgtccatggccaaactttcctagtggttgtcgacgcattctctaaatggttggagatcatactcatgaaatccactacgaccgaggcagtaatcgcagccctccgccacctattcgcaacccacgggttgcctgacactctggtgtccgacaacggcccgcaattcacggcagcccagttcgaagaatatttggcagaggagggcatccgacatgccctctctgcgcctttccaccctgcgtcgaatggccttgcagagcgttccgtccggagcgctaaggaggcattgtccaggctcaagccaggtgactggcagacaaagatagatttctttctggctgttcagcacagaaccccaagcactgctaccggcagaagcccagccgaattgttgatgggacggaaactccggtttgaccgtttgaatccccattacacacttgaccgtttgaatccccattacacaccagagggttacaagggggaaatagacaaaacaagggaattgggcataggcgaccgagtgtgggcccgcaactatggggacggcccaagttggctcgcagggcaaatcataaaagcaaccggtccaaagtcatacttggtcgaattacaggacaaccgagtatggaggcgccacatagatcagataaggagacgaataactgaacaaaccgagccacatgaaacaaatcatgaccactccttatttgaacccacagctgaccatgacccgggggaggcgcaagacttagctgaggtcccagaggtccagcgacgccatcaggttcgaggaaacgacaggaaaattacaaaagtaatccacggccggatggccaagaaaaagagtctgcaaataatccggggcccgatggcctagagaaagagctgggaggagaaaacagaccctccgaacagctcaaaacaccacccaggactgaaccgcgcaggtctgaaaggattaggagacgcccaggttatttgcgtgactacgtcgaaaaataacatgtaaataaaatgtaaatagaggcaaagtgttttctgggaggggaggagtgttatgtattcatgtatgtacctttaaatatttgggcgggaaatcagcacgttgctgattggacgaagccgccagtagaactgtataaaaggagaggttttcccccagcctgttgctgggttcaccctatattaaagagctgttgtcactaccctggtctccagcctcgttacttccagaacttaacaataaGATTGCAGTAATAAGTACATCTGCTGCTGGTTTGTTTGGAGGCTAAACTTGATGTGTGTTTGCCTGACTGCCTTCAAGTCACTCCTGGTCATTGCCTGGGCTagtctctgcaattttcttggcaagattttgataGTGGTTTGTCTTTGCCTGCTTCCTGGGGGTGAGAAAGAGTGTATGGACCAAGGTCTCTCAGCCGGCTTTGTGccaaaggcaggattagaatttacagtctcctggtttctattcTGCTACCTTAACTATCATACCAAAGTGGCTCTCAAACTTGATATTACTGTTGCCCGACTCCACCTGAGAGCTTCTGCTGAACATTTACCAATCTACAATCATAAAGTTAACTA
This genomic window from Ahaetulla prasina isolate Xishuangbanna chromosome 2, ASM2864084v1, whole genome shotgun sequence contains:
- the LOC131190167 gene encoding uncharacterized protein K02A2.6-like, producing the protein MKGLARSYVWWPLMDSEIAERVGKCQACQESRPLPPTAPVREWEKPQGPWSRIHIDFAGPVHGQTFLVVVDAFSKWLEIILMKSTTTEAVIAALRHLFATHGLPDTLVSDNGPQFTAAQFEEYLAEEGIRHALSAPFHPASNGLAERSVRSAKEALSRLKPGDWQTKIDFFLAVQHRTPSTATGRSPAELLMGR